In Carassius auratus strain Wakin chromosome 12, ASM336829v1, whole genome shotgun sequence, the sequence CTTTCAttctttgtctgtctctctctatcaTTCTGTGTATCATTCGATCTGTCTGTATATCTCTTGCACTGTCATATGTCATTCTGTCCATCATTCTACCTAACTATCTATCATTCTGTATATGTCAATTATTATAACTGTCGTTCTGTGGTTTTATCTGGAGGTAAAGGAATGATCTGAAAAGTGCGATGGACACATTTTAAAACTGCCGggtttatgaataattatttgcCAGTTTTCACCCAGTAGTACGTAACTGTTTTGCTGAAATCTGTTTGACTGCGGCAGCCGCGAAGTTGTTTTCTATATCAGTAAACAGCTTCTTATTATGCTAATGTTGTGTTTCACACCgtgttttatccaaaacaatagTTATCATGTCAGTGTTGTAAGTTGTTTGTGGTTGACGAGCGCACTTTTCCATTGTCTCTCATTAGAGATGACCCTGCTCGCGTCCCAGCCTAAGTCTCTAGAATCATCCCCGGCGTCATCGACCACCACTGAAGACCCCGAACAAAGGATGCTGGagaaaaggtcaaaggtcatcgaGGAGCTTCTGCAGACAGAACACGACTACATCAAGGATCTTCAGATGTGTGTGAAGGAGATCATTCACCCTCTGCAGAAGATACAGGCAAGAAACCTTCAACAAGCCtgaattatgtatttatgtaataaGAACCATTCAAACCGTCATCTTAAATATCCACATGTCCTATAGGTCCAGAGTATTGATTTTGATGGTCTCTTTGGAAACATCAACTCTGTAATTGACCTTTCCCGTCGACTCTACAAGACCCTCCAGGATACTGACTCAATAggttagagcaaaaaaaaaaaaaatccctgaactCACATTATAGATTCAGATCagtatttatatttctgttttaccatattcatttttattcatccaGGGCAAGTTTTCCTGGACTACAAAGGTGAATTGGAGGAGGTTTACAAGATCTATTGCCAAAATCATGACGACGCCATCTCTTTACTGGAGACCTATGAAAAGGATGAGATCATCCAGAAGCACGTATTGGAATGTCTAGAGAAGCTCAGGTAATTTTCCCTGTGTTTTCCACGAATCAGACACCTTCGGCTCATTGCATGGTGTGGTTACCACTACCAACGCATGTCCAGATCCAGTTAAGCATGCCAGTCTTGATGTTTAACAGTGTGTAACTGTATGAGAAGAAGTTAAATGGGACACTAATTGCGCGCTGTTTAACGCTACACGTGATCTGTCAGTTTTAATGGTATCTGGGATTGTCTGTCATGTGGTGTAGACAGAATATCATAGTAGTACATCATCAACAGAAACAATGCCGCAGGGTGTGCTGGTTCTAGAGGAACcagtctattattatttttttacttgtactTTGACTCATCTAATTAGACACAGGATGACTAAAGACATGTGGCATTCCAAAACAGGAAACATCATTGCCCTTCTCTTTATCTGGTTCTGaagttttatttatgatattatacTTTAACCTCATAAATGCCAGGTGCCACATGGGATGTTCACTATTTTGTGTAAAAGTACAATATTTTTCAAAGTTAAGGGTCAGTTTGATATTGCTGTTGCAAAAAAATAACTGCTTCACATAAATGCTATATTTTTTACGTTTTGCTGATCAAAGgattctgaaaaatatatattatggttAACAGCACGACTCTTTtcatcatgaataataataataaatatgattgagccccaaatcagcatatgagaattatttatgaaggttcatgtgacactaaagactggaataatggctgctgaaaattcagctttgccatcagagggATCAATTTTTAGAGTTTATGATCAAATAAGTACAGCCTTGTtcagcataagaaacttcttttaaaaacattgaaaaatctttCCAACCCTGAACTTTTCAATGAGAGTCATTTGCATAACAGTGAAGCTTTATGTCTTTCGGTTTTTAGATCTTTGTTATTGTGGATTAGTAATGCATGGCGGGAGAGGAATGCACCTCACCTAGTTTCACCACTTTGTTAGTTTCACTGTTTCTGCGCACGTTTCCGGCGTGTTGTATCTTTAGGCTTTATTTGACCTTAAACACAGTTTGCCTGTGGCAACCACATTTCTTGACTAGTttcttattataaacatttatactgCCATCTACATCTTTTAAGCGAAGTCACTTCCTGTTAGTACAGAATTTAGTTTGTTCTTGATATTTGCTTTAGTGCTTTACCAGATCAAGCAAAGAATACAAGGAAATATTCAGCATATTTTCCCAGAAGTCCCAGAAATGTTTTTCTAGTAGGGAGTGGGAACATTTGTCCTGAGTATTGAGACATTTGCAGAATGAATGTGCACTTTGCCAAGTCTACGGCTTAGTTTTATCCCAAATGACTCTGAATCCAGTCGAAAAAGAAATTGCTGCTAACATGTTGATTCTCTGGCAGGATGTTACTGTAACCAAGCTAGCCATGAAAAAGTGGAATAAATCCTCTAAAAAAGCTCCTTAAGAATAACGTCTGGTGTCTTTTATTACTTTTGAACTTCCACACTTGAGTGCACTAGACTCTGACTGACATTTCATCTTGGCTCTCAGTGGGAGATCAGAGAGGGGCCAGTGGAGGCCCCACAGAGTCTTATTGCTCGCCTAAAGCGGGTCACCCATGGCATGAGTTGCCCCAGCAACTGGCAGCTTATTAATCAAGTGCACAAATAGTTTTTCAGTTTCACGTTTGTCGTCTTGCCCTTTTGCCCGCTGCATTCGTGTTCATTGCAGCATAGTGGCAAGACATGactcttattttaaaaataagctGTGTGAAACAAGGACATTATATGTGAGAAGCTCCTTCGGTTCTTTCTAATAAGAGACAGAGGTGGTTTAACCCGACACTGTGTGTTTTGTTccctttctctcctctctctctccttctccccTGACAGAGGGATATACCGTGAGTGGTAAGTTTAACACAACTCTACAGCAACTGCATGTGAAGCGCCTGCCAGCATGCTGAACGTTTATTAACCTGCGCAACCCTTTTCTCCTTGTGTTCGTGTGTGACTAGGGGGCTTTGTTTGCTCTGTGTGTATGCTGTGTGTTTTGTGATCATTTCTTTGTCCAGTCATATTCTGACTTAAATTTTCACAAATTAGTAGGTATAGGTATTGTTATAGTTATAACGCTCCTTTTTCTTACATCTTCTTGCATATAAAAATTAAATCCCTTTGTTAGTGCTGTAAGTTGTGCAGTGAAGTGTTTCAGACTGATTATTGTTTTGAACTATGTTATTACGTAGTCATTTGATGTCTGAAACCTTGTATTATGAACACTCGTGTTTATGATATATCCTTTGTCGTGTTAttcatttttaagtcactttggataaaagcatctgttaaatgaattaaaaaaaaaaaaaattgattacatTGGAAGTAGTGAATGATTTTCATTCTCTCAAAAGAACAGACTTGTTCAAATGTAGGTCacgattaatatatatatatatatatatatatatatatatatatatatatatatatatatatataatttaaaaaaaaaaatttacccaGCCCTACAAGTTGTGCAAAGCAATTTTTTTCAGTCAGAATATGACCCCAGTGGGAAAAATTGGCtcatattttaaactgtttttgtattgttttctggCAGCTGATTTAATGCTTTGTGGTGGCATGATGTGAAACGGTTATTAACACAATCTCTGAGCTCATGATGTGGTACTTGAAGCAATTACACCAACATAACAGCGGTGTTATTTGTCTAAGGgcacaaaaaatgtaatttaaacataCTCTAATTGCTACGTGATGTTTCATCCAGATTCATTGGTTTTAAAATGTCCTATTCTGCAACATCCAAATCATGCTTTAGCTCTGGATTTGGATCTCCTCTGTTTTCATCCCATCAGTCAGAAAGTGTGCACTCTTTGTTAGAATGTCTTAGTGGCCTACTGTGTCAACTGTAACCCTTTTTAAAGTGGTTGACAGTGAGCCAGTGGATAACTGATGGatgaaaacaatgtgtgtgttcagtgacCCCAGTCTGTTGTCAGAGGAGGGTGAAGAATGTTACCTTGATGAGCGTCTAAATCTCCCTCTCTCACCCTATTGTTCTGTCACAGGGGAAAGACAAACTACATTAATCTAGGTTCCTTCTTGATAAAGCCGGTCCAGAGAGTGATGCGTTACCCCTTGCTCCTGATGGAGCTGCTTAACACGACTCCTGAGTCACACCACGACAGGAAGCAGCTCGCAGAGGCAGTGATGTCCATTAAAGAGATCAACGTCAACATCAACGAATACAAAAGGAGAAAGGATCTTGGTATGTGACTGTGtttatcgtctgtctgtctgatggGATGTCTGCTGTCTAACTGAACAGCACCATCTGTTGTCTACAGTGGTGAAGTACCGCAAAGGCGATGAAGACCGACTCATTGACAAGATCTCAAAGCTGAGTATGCACTCCATCATCAAGAAGTCCAACAGAGTGAGCAGCCATTTAAAGCACCTGACTGGGATCTCACCTCAGGTACATTGGCATTGCCGTTAATGACACCCTGATTTCTGGAGATTCAGTTGAGAATAGGTGGTAACCAAACTGCTCTTCATTCCTTCTTAGATCAAAGATGAAGCTTTTGATGAAGCAGAGAAAAGATTCAGACTCCAGGAGCGACTCATCAAATCCTTCATCAGGGACATCTCCCTCTATCTGCAGCATATTAGGGTATTGAAATGATCTCTGAATACGTTCTTTATTAATCTTCCCATATTTCGATTCAGTATTTGATGTAATTTTGCCTGACCCCTTTTAAATCCAATAGGAGTCAGCCTCAGTAAAAGTTCTGTCCGCCATCAGTTTCTGTGACATCTACACAGAACGGCAACAGCATATGGACCCTGAACGCTTTCAAAGAGCGCATCGATGCATCAGCGACAATCAGTTCACAGAGTTTGTGAGTAGCAAAATAACCTCACATTACCTTAAAAAAACCTacataaaaaaaacgtattaaagctgcggtaggtaacttttgacgctctagcggttaataaacagaactgcttgcgtcttgcggaagaacatcgtagccggaactacttctctctgtttatgtctatgaagaatcacaaaggtactgggttactccgccgcggtacccccgaagcaatctaaaatagtcagaataaaaacacttattatagttgtaccctagtgattcaggacaagctaaaaacacagtttggaaaatggattcatggtgtactcgcttattatatacatttttctacattttgaacacaaacaaagttacggaccgcaactctgattggttgttttttaccaggagcgatggagtttctgcaaatggcaataggaccactgggaggagccagaggagcttgattttgtttcacagattatctgtctcatattcttctgtcaggacataatgacaggtttaacaaatatgtaaaaaatatatttttacaaaagttacctactgcagctttaaagggatagttcacccaaaaatgaattacTCATCGTctagtcgttccaaacccgtaagaccttcgttcatcttggggacacaaatttagatattttttatgaaatctgagagctttctgaccctgtataGACAGCAACTGACACgtttaaggcccagaaaggtagaaaagacatcattaaaatagtccatgtgacatcagtggttcaacctctCGTAAACCCGTGTCGAACGCTGACACGGAAGAATTTGTGGAAttaagtcatgtttttttttttgcacataaaagatattctcgtagcttcatagaATTATGgttgatcctctgatgtcacatggactattgtAACAATATAtttactacctttctgtgccTTCAACAACGTGGTAGTTCAGTTGCTTTCTATTcatggtcagaaagctctcggatttcatcaaaaatatctttgtttgtgttctgaagatgaacaaagttctCACAGGTTCaaaacgacatgaggatgagtaattaatgaaagaattttcatttttgagtgaactatcaaTTACTTACGTTGGGTGTATGACAAAACGGGTCAAATAGATTGATAAATATCACTGAGACTTGGGGCAGTAAGCAGCCATACAtcaattttgatttgtttttctagTAGTTATTTcacttactgtatttttttcacCATTCagtattaatttgaattaagcaCATGATATACTGGCATGAGATATGTCTCAAATCTTTCTAAATGCCTGTCTGTGTTCGAGCAGAAGGAGAGGACCGAAGCCTTAGTCATCAGTCCCCTCACCCAGCTGCTCAATATGTTCGCCGGTCCCCACAAACTGATCCAGAAACGTAGGGACAAGCTGCTGGACTACGACAACTGTAAGGAGCGTGCAGAAAGGCTGAAGGACAAGCGTGTGCAGGAGGAGCTGCAGAGGGCGAGGAATAACTATGAAGCTCTGAACGCCCAGCTGCTGGATGAGCTGCCCAAGTTCCACCACGCAGCCGAAGATCTGTTCACCAGCTGCGTGAGGGGCTTCACCCAGGCACAGAGAGATTTCATTGCACTCACGCTGGGAGAGCTCAAACCACTGCTGCAGGTGAGGACAGAGCTTTATCATGCTCTGTAACATTCCTGTGAGGTCTTCGGCCGCAACCTTAATTCTTTTAAACTTAATGTTATGTGTTTACATCTGCCTAGCTGTCCGGTTTGGGTGGTACAGAAGGAAATCTGGTGTCCTTGTTCCAAGAGGAGCACACTCGCGTGTTGGATTTACTTCAGAGCTTCAGTTTCTTTCCTGATAATCTTCCTACAACAACTGTACGCAAGCCTTTTGACAGGAAGACTCTTGAGAAACAGAACTCAAAGAAACAACAAGGCCCTGTGAGTTTTCCTAATGCAGCCTGATCCGAAACAGACAggtctttttaacattatataaaatggTAAAAACTCAATTTCATTCATTGAAGTAAAGCTTAACTAAAAGTATTAGTTTAAACTGGAATGAAGATTCGAAATATTGCCTTGGCGACTTAACCGAAATAAAAgaagttgaaatactaaaattactaaaactgaaataaaaactaaatgattaaaataaagctaaataaaatatttttttgataacaacaaataataaatattagatgaaaaaccttAGCTTAAAAAAACGTAAGCATAAAttagaaatattgccttggcaactacgtttaaactgaagtactaaaatgacaataaatattagatgaaaaaccaGCTTAAAATTTGTAAACGAAATTaagaaatattgccttggcagCTAATTGAAATGACATAAGTTTAGGTTAAagtactaaattactaaaactgaagtaaaaataaattaaacttttaataggaatatttaaaaaaaaacctaacgaAAATGACAGAGGCGcatgaaattattaaaacaagttcaaatgataacataaaaataaaaggtactttaaaataaatattaaataactaaatattaataaacactaataGTTTAGAACACGGTTTCTTTGCAACAACAGTAATTAGTTTTAAATCTCCTTGATCTTAAACAGACAAGATTAAAAACAGCTTGAACCAAGGTGAATAGCAGATCGGGCCAGTTTTTATGCGGTTTTGGATAGAAACCTAGACTAACATTTTAATGTATGCTGGTTTAAACTGTTTTTGTAGCAGCACCGTCAACCATGGTGATAAAAGACCATTTCCCTTTTTAGTCCATTATTTGTTTTCCTCTTTTTCGGTTCCTCATTTCTGTCTGGTTTTGCAGCCAAACCAGGTGCAACAGACGGATGAGCACCGCGCAGGTCTTCTAGCAAGATATGGCCCAGAGAAACTCTATCAAGCTGAAAGAAATTTTAACGCAGCACAGGACTTGGATGTGTCCGTGCTGGAGGGAGACATAGTGGGTGTCATCAAGCAGCAAGACCCCATGGGCAGCCAGAACCGCTGGCTAATAGACAGTGGAGGTTTGAATCGCATTATGTGTGTCTAATACATGTGTCAGCATTTCCTAAAATACATATgactcactcttttttttttttttttctctagttaCAAAGGGCTTTGTCTATAGCTCCTTCTTAAAGCCCTACAATCCACGCAGGAGTCAGTCGGATGTTTCCATTGAGAGCCAGTCATCAAATGAGTCGGGCTACGGTGGCTCCTCTCCCATGTTCTCACGGCAGAATAGTAACAGCACTCTGACTTTCAACCAGGAGACGTCAACTGTCAGCTTCTCAACGGCGATGCCTCCACACACCCGCACGAATCAAGAGACCACTCCGAGAAAAAACAGAGAGGCTTCTTCAACCAACAGTCAGAGGGATTCCCTCGAGCCCACCTCCAGAAGCTCTCCCATTAATAAAGAACTGCCTGAGACGGCCTGTCGAAACAACAGGGAACACTCAGAGCCCTCCTATCGAAACTCCGCCAATCACAGAGACTCTTTAGACCCTGAGAAAAACACCCCTACCAATCACAGAGACCCTTCAGACCTCTCTGAGACCGATTCTTGTCCCTCCAGGAATGAACCATCTTCGAGGTACCACGACTCGCGTGGAGGTTGTAGCTCACAGCAGAGACTAAATGGAGACCATTCGCTACAGCAGAGAAGATCACAGTACAGTCCTGGGGAGTATATAGATCCAGAGCCTGAACCCGAGATCGATGGACACCAGGTGAACTAAATCACTCCAGAATTCAGTGATTGCATACTTCAAACATTAAATGAGAATATGACGTTAATTAGCAATTTTGTATACacattgcataaataaataaaaaattccaataattagttattttaaataattagaatGGAATTAcaacatgaaaaataatttgttataaatataatgtataataaaacaaataaactgtaTCATATTAATAGGTTCGGATTTGTCTTGTCATGTTGAAAAATAATAAGTCATGTCCTTATTAGTTATTGTTAGTTAGAAGTTATTACAgcatttgatcattaaaaaattgtGTGCAAATTAATAATATAACTGTGTTGTAATTtgggaatttaaaaaaagtaatgattttgagtaatttcatataattctacaaataaatatgatttgtaataaatataatttatgtgcaacaaaataattaaaccacATTATTTACTTCGTCAatgattattcatattaatttttcaACTTTATATTTTCTTTCAGATATTTTACGCTCTTTACTCCTTCAGTGCACGGTGTGCAAATGAGCTCAGCATTTCAGCCAATCAGCGAGTCCGAATCCTTGAGTTCCAGGACATGAATGGTAACCAGGAGTGGTGGCTGGGAGAGGCCGGAGGAAGGAGGGGTTACGTCCCATCCAACTACATCCGCAAATCGGAGTACACATGAGCTGGACATTTGAACAAGAACAAACCCCAGACCACTACAGGCAAACTCACTACGGGGAGAACACTACAAAAGGACATTATTGTGCCTTAAATATAGAGGAGATGCACTGATGTGGTGAAATGGTCATTGCTACTGATGGAAAAAAATGATGCCCTCCATATTGACTAGTCAATGAATGTAACTCCTGACCCCTAGTGGTTATAGAGGATGGTGCAGGTGGGATTTAAAACGATGAACTAGTTTGGACTGAGAGGCGGTTTGGTGTTGGATTCAATGATCTGACATGTTCTGCTGTTCTTGGATACTCCATTTATAGTGTTAGCGCTTAATTGCTCCATAGAGAGCATTTTG encodes:
- the dnmbp gene encoding dynamin-binding protein isoform X2, which translates into the protein MKMEAGSVVRAVFEFLPSVSEELPLFTGDVIEVLSVVDEFWLLGIKDGVTGQFPSTFVEPVTIPSTKTGENLYVCISDFNSVDAGNLPLKRGDVVAAENSVDAVWMRGHNAWGSRGLFPISCVKELELSGQSRQLSERSAAAQASELPPHALGQACALMSLHAQLDEELDFREGDVITIIGLPEPGWFQGELDGRTGVFPEGFVELLCPLRSPLEEPEPQTLQQYPANGMEQEERREEEEQDEENPEIEIQQRQEEEEEEEDEGAVYGIALYEFRALEPGELDFDVGDRIRILTTLEDGWLEGQIHGRRGVFPHRFVKMERQLQVVPQSETLISEPEREEDCYTPDYTSTQPDCTVPEYGQECDTQEDHTVWDLDYFERREEVRKDDHVHMHSDQSSQGRETNLNQSQVHPEERRRERPPPPQAQPRRASSSVQSTRTGSPNLGRPQLPPRPSLQALSNRKYSTSSHSSLREPPPAPISRKQSLNPPTRISPNSTWTRNSGNYASHDSRNPFNSKISAEKSRPKKLTRHASVGDADLMSGGLGNHWPWPQEQGSNGLPTSRTLETLAVPAGDLEAKLSQQLIEFERSLPGRGNGATEQSQWEEVSGGSGSKISRHFSIMDFSNESDIIRGSSHSPMEHLLPTNSSPSGSASSSLERRKTLRPPPPRPRVLRPPAPTKSHRPQTNGRISPQPYRPARPAPRPPPPFSRTNAVMPDPPPPTSNPFYISPEQNELVEEVEEAEDALEMEKEMEREREREQEQYRLLLRLEEVERDIDMYSHTAQELQAMLEEEQDETSRQQALENLEFCTYTMETLTLEQQQLQEMTLLASQPKSLESSPASSTTTEDPEQRMLEKRSKVIEELLQTEHDYIKDLQMCVKEIIHPLQKIQVQSIDFDGLFGNINSVIDLSRRLYKTLQDTDSIGQVFLDYKGELEEVYKIYCQNHDDAISLLETYEKDEIIQKHVLECLEKLRGKTNYINLGSFLIKPVQRVMRYPLLLMELLNTTPESHHDRKQLAEAVMSIKEINVNINEYKRRKDLVVKYRKGDEDRLIDKISKLSMHSIIKKSNRVSSHLKHLTGISPQIKDEAFDEAEKRFRLQERLIKSFIRDISLYLQHIRESASVKVLSAISFCDIYTERQQHMDPERFQRAHRCISDNQFTEFKERTEALVISPLTQLLNMFAGPHKLIQKRRDKLLDYDNCKERAERLKDKRVQEELQRARNNYEALNAQLLDELPKFHHAAEDLFTSCVRGFTQAQRDFIALTLGELKPLLQLSGLGGTEGNLVSLFQEEHTRVLDLLQSFSFFPDNLPTTTVRKPFDRKTLEKQNSKKQQGPPNQVQQTDEHRAGLLARYGPEKLYQAERNFNAAQDLDVSVLEGDIVGVIKQQDPMGSQNRWLIDSGVTKGFVYSSFLKPYNPRRSQSDVSIESQSSNESGYGGSSPMFSRQNSNSTLTFNQETSTVSFSTAMPPHTRTNQETTPRKNREASSTNSQRDSLEPTSRSSPINKELPETACRNNREHSEPSYRNSANHRDSLDPEKNTPTNHRDPSDLSETDSCPSRNEPSSRYHDSRGGCSSQQRLNGDHSLQQRRSQYSPGEYIDPEPEPEIDGHQIFYALYSFSARCANELSISANQRVRILEFQDMNGNQEWWLGEAGGRRGYVPSNYIRKSEYT
- the dnmbp gene encoding dynamin-binding protein isoform X1 — protein: MKMEAGSVVRAVFEFLPSVSEELPLFTGDVIEVLSVVDEFWLLGIKDGVTGQFPSTFVEPVTIPSTKTGENLYVCISDFNSVDAGNLPLKRGDVVAAENSVDAVWMRGHNAWGSRGLFPISCVKELELSGQSRQLSERSAAAQASELPPHALGQACALMSLHAQLDEELDFREGDVITIIGLPEPGWFQGELDGRTGVFPEGFVELLCPLRSPLEEPEPQTLQQYPANGMEQEERREEEEQDEENPEIEIQQRQEEEEEEEDEGAVYGIALYEFRALEPGELDFDVGDRIRILTTLEDGWLEGQIHGRRGVFPHRFVKMERQLQVVPQSETLISEPEREEDCYTPDYTSTQPDCTVPEYGQECDTQEDHTVWDLDYFERREEVRKDDHVHMHSDQSSQGRETNLNQSQVHPEERRRERPPPPQAQPRRASSSVQSTRTGSPNLGRPQLPPRPSLQALSNRKYSTSSHSSLREPPPAPISRKQSLNPPTRISPNSTWTRNSGNYASHDSRNPFNSKISAEKSRPKKLTRHASVGDADLMSGGLGNHWPWPQEQGSNGLPTSRTLETLAVPAGDLEAKLSQQLIEFERSLPGRGNGATEQSQWEEVSGGSGSKISRHFSIMDFSNESDIIRGSSHSPMEHLLPTNSSPSGSASSSLERRKTLRPPPPRPRVLRPPAPTKSHRPQTNGRISPQPYRPARPAPRPPPPFSRTNAVMPDPPPPTSNPFYISPEQNELVEEVEEAEDALEMEKEMEREREREQEQYRLLLRLEEVERDIDMYSHTAQELQAMLEEEQDETSRQQALENLEFCTYTMETLTLEQQQLQEMTLLASQPKSLESSPASSTTTEDPEQRMLEKRSKVIEELLQTEHDYIKDLQMCVKEIIHPLQKIQVQSIDFDGLFGNINSVIDLSRRLYKTLQDTDSIGQVFLDYKGELEEVYKIYCQNHDDAISLLETYEKDEIIQKHVLECLEKLRGIYREWGKTNYINLGSFLIKPVQRVMRYPLLLMELLNTTPESHHDRKQLAEAVMSIKEINVNINEYKRRKDLVVKYRKGDEDRLIDKISKLSMHSIIKKSNRVSSHLKHLTGISPQIKDEAFDEAEKRFRLQERLIKSFIRDISLYLQHIRESASVKVLSAISFCDIYTERQQHMDPERFQRAHRCISDNQFTEFKERTEALVISPLTQLLNMFAGPHKLIQKRRDKLLDYDNCKERAERLKDKRVQEELQRARNNYEALNAQLLDELPKFHHAAEDLFTSCVRGFTQAQRDFIALTLGELKPLLQLSGLGGTEGNLVSLFQEEHTRVLDLLQSFSFFPDNLPTTTVRKPFDRKTLEKQNSKKQQGPPNQVQQTDEHRAGLLARYGPEKLYQAERNFNAAQDLDVSVLEGDIVGVIKQQDPMGSQNRWLIDSGVTKGFVYSSFLKPYNPRRSQSDVSIESQSSNESGYGGSSPMFSRQNSNSTLTFNQETSTVSFSTAMPPHTRTNQETTPRKNREASSTNSQRDSLEPTSRSSPINKELPETACRNNREHSEPSYRNSANHRDSLDPEKNTPTNHRDPSDLSETDSCPSRNEPSSRYHDSRGGCSSQQRLNGDHSLQQRRSQYSPGEYIDPEPEPEIDGHQIFYALYSFSARCANELSISANQRVRILEFQDMNGNQEWWLGEAGGRRGYVPSNYIRKSEYT
- the dnmbp gene encoding dynamin-binding protein isoform X3; the protein is MKGQVVLGHPMPFAPVPWDFNRPPPKRGKSVEELVSEGWEKERCIQMLHFQQQQQLQQQSVMCPQDFRPAPGHWEQQAYLREANGYRQQCWEYEDWDKVPYREVPPQQFFYQSPEAVFQEPRKPQEWTSNHCFYQHQEELDYSDHRDFAQSPRSKERSDYVTRYHSWESDEYCEEREPYSRRDRYAYGFDGDSQDYYDKELDDYRDGDRRGRDYYDHKELDKYDRRDKHYDSKHQEHYDSRKKDRYRYREADHYDSRDNYQHERYDRKEKDQSDDRNRDHYDRSYCAEDRRRGVSYQNRDRDSIDRRDYDRYFERKGEYYDYKEKEKIRSDFRKDDSCGHIKQTGEKNSSKLDDKEWYERKKGNHYDLKQRDRYDYRENSQSEQRDRFEPKERDSYQYREGDQFDYREKDDRNYWKDERYDSGVKDCYEYKGCESDQYEQKSRERYRDVRSNSLDPRQESDHNSGRHWKEWEKDVYQKQTLKERRSYEDSVKRSYDHKDQYCDCPGSGKMDMESQGRTRKPAYVGSLDRNSFYRKTAPSSLRKSEFATNRKKKQEMTLLASQPKSLESSPASSTTTEDPEQRMLEKRSKVIEELLQTEHDYIKDLQMCVKEIIHPLQKIQVQSIDFDGLFGNINSVIDLSRRLYKTLQDTDSIGQVFLDYKGELEEVYKIYCQNHDDAISLLETYEKDEIIQKHVLECLEKLRGIYREWGKTNYINLGSFLIKPVQRVMRYPLLLMELLNTTPESHHDRKQLAEAVMSIKEINVNINEYKRRKDLVVKYRKGDEDRLIDKISKLSMHSIIKKSNRVSSHLKHLTGISPQIKDEAFDEAEKRFRLQERLIKSFIRDISLYLQHIRESASVKVLSAISFCDIYTERQQHMDPERFQRAHRCISDNQFTEFKERTEALVISPLTQLLNMFAGPHKLIQKRRDKLLDYDNCKERAERLKDKRVQEELQRARNNYEALNAQLLDELPKFHHAAEDLFTSCVRGFTQAQRDFIALTLGELKPLLQLSGLGGTEGNLVSLFQEEHTRVLDLLQSFSFFPDNLPTTTVRKPFDRKTLEKQNSKKQQGPPNQVQQTDEHRAGLLARYGPEKLYQAERNFNAAQDLDVSVLEGDIVGVIKQQDPMGSQNRWLIDSGVTKGFVYSSFLKPYNPRRSQSDVSIESQSSNESGYGGSSPMFSRQNSNSTLTFNQETSTVSFSTAMPPHTRTNQETTPRKNREASSTNSQRDSLEPTSRSSPINKELPETACRNNREHSEPSYRNSANHRDSLDPEKNTPTNHRDPSDLSETDSCPSRNEPSSRYHDSRGGCSSQQRLNGDHSLQQRRSQYSPGEYIDPEPEPEIDGHQIFYALYSFSARCANELSISANQRVRILEFQDMNGNQEWWLGEAGGRRGYVPSNYIRKSEYT